The Candidatus Tisiphia endosymbiont of Dascillus cervinus genome contains the following window.
CTAGAAATGACTATGAAGTTTGTGTAGGTACTTTTAAAGGGGCTATAGATCCGAAGACAGAAACGTTTAAGCAATTTCCCAAATGGGTAGAGCAGAATAAAGAATTACTTGCTGGAAAAAAAGTAGCAATGTTTTGTACTGGTGGGATTAGATGCGAGAAATCAACAGCCTATTTGAAGAAACTGGGTTTTAATGATGTGTACCATCTTAAAGGCGGTATTTTACAATATTTAGAAGTGACCCATAATCGTAATAGGTTATGGCAAGGAGAATGTTTTGTATTTGATGACAGAAGAGCTGTGGCAAGTGACTTGTCACCAGCTGAAGGACATTGGTTGGAACGTGGTGATCAATAGATATCTTTGGCAAACTCTACTTCTGTTGGTAATTTATTCATGCTCCCGGTAACTCTGCTCCTCACACACATTTGAGTACGCTGCAGGTCGAGGTTTCGTGGCTTCTTTAAATTCTTCAGCATAAGCGAGTTTCGAAAGATATCTAATAAGCTATTATAGGCAGGATCAGATTTTAATATGAATTGTCATCCCAACATAGGCTGATATCTAAAAAAATAGCCTAGAAGGATGTGTTAAATATCATAACCCCCTGTTTACACAGGGGTGAGATAGCATGGCGAGTAAGCTGCACCGAAGCAAGGGATGATATTTAGTCTCTTAATTATCTTGAATAGAGTTCAACTACTAAATGTACTTCTGGTTCAAATGGGTACGGAACATCAGAAATTACTGGGATTTTGACAAACTGACCCGACAATGAATTGGAATCAAAAGTTAAATAGCTTGGTACAATGTTTCCTTGTTTGCTAGCTGTCTCGAGTATTACAGGGATTTGTTTTGCTGATTCCTTTAGCTCGATGACATCTCCTTCTTTTAGTCTTATACTTGGGATATTAACCTTTTTACCATTCACTTTAATGTGACCATGGGTAACAAATTGTCTTGCAGCAAAAATCGTTGGTGCAATATTCATTCTGTATATAACAGCGTCAAGCCTTCTTTCCAATAGGGCTATAAAATTTTCACCCGTATTGCCTTTCATTTTTTGTGCGAGAGTAAAAGTATTTCTAAATTGCTTCTCGTTAATTCTACCATAATGGCATTTAAGTTTTTGTTTAGCCTTCAAATGTAGACCATAATCAGAAGTTTTAACCATACTATTCTGACCATGTTGACCAGGACGATAATTTCTTGTATTGAAGGCATCTTTACTATCGCCCCACAGGCTTACACCAAGTCTTCTGCTAGCCTTATATTTAGAATTAATAATTTTTGTCACGCTCTATGTCTCATAATTTTGATATCATACTGACGTCATTATGACGTTAATTTAAGTATACTCTTCTGCTTTGGAAATATCATGGATTCGCATGCTCACGTACTATATGTACGTTCCGCTTGCTCACCATTCATTTTCAAATCCAATTCTTCAAATCATTTGAGTATATATATTTTAACAATTAAAGTCAATTCCTCATTTTTTGAAATTATGAGTGTATGCGAATTCCTCAACATAAGCAAATTATGCAAGAGGTCTATTCTAATTCCTTGATTTTATCGGATGATTCGAGCAACTGGGCATCAATAATTTCAGATTTTGATGAAACAAGCTGATAACGCTCTATAGGATGCTGGATTGTTTTGTTACCAATATCTATGCCTAATTTTTGAATATTCCTAGCCTTAGATAAAAAATGTCGATTAAAAGAAGCGGCAAATTTATCATAATTATTGACTATATGCTGAATATTATTGCCAAGTTTCTGCGAATGCTCCGCTAACGAAGCAATAGAGGTCAATAATTTTCTTACCTCTTCTATAATTAATTTGTGATTTTCTGACCGTCTATAATCTGAAATTTGGAATTTAGCAAATGATAGCATATTCATAAGTCCTACTGGACCAACTGGGAAAATATTGCTTTCCCAGGCCTTGTATAAAAAATTATTATCTGCAATCAGAATTTTTTCAATTGCCTGTTCAGTAGGGACAAACATCAAAGTAACTATATTACCAAAATGTTCCTTTTTATCTTGGAAACTAGCTAAAACATTTTCCGCGTAATCTTTACTATTTAAGGACTTTAAATGATTATTCATGGTTTTACTAAGATTAGAACTATCTTGCCCTAAATCTACTAAAAACTTTGAAGCTTTTGCATCTATAACCATTAAGTTACCAGAAGGTAAGAAAACTAGGGCATCTGGTCTCAGTTTTAAATTATCGGTAGTTGTCACAGAATATTGTATGATAAAGTCTAAATTAGAACGTAGACCTGATGATTTTAGAATGTTCTCAAGAGTAATTTCAGCAAGTAATCCAGCTCCAGATGGAGAAAGAAGGGATTGTTTAATAATGTCTACTGTTCCTTTAGATTGTTCGATATCCCTACTTAATGACCCAACCATGTTTATTAAACGTTCAAACTCGTTATTAAATTTGCTTGTTGCCCCCGAAATATTTTTTTCTGATAATTCTCTTGCTTCTTGATTTTCCCGTCTATGAATTTCAATTAATTGTTTAGACAATTCATTACCAAGATCAAATAAAGCATTTTTTGCCGATACATATGACTCCTGCCTTGCTTTATCTGCTTCAGCTATCAATTGATTCTGATAGTCTACTTTACTAGATAATTGCTCAATTTTTTGGATATAAGAAATTTTTTCTTGCTGCAAAATTTGATTCTGCTTACTTGTTTCTAAATAGTTATTTGATAGAAAGCCTAATTCTGCATTTAATTTGGTTGTCTTATGATAAAACCAAGCAAATAAACCAAATAAAACAACAAGTCCGGTAGTAAGCAATAATGGAATATAACTCATTGATAAGTTTACTCTTTAGTTAGTAATTTTGGAATTACCCGGTCTTCTAAAGGACCAGTTGGCATAGCTGGCTTTAATAATTTCGGAGTTAAAATGAATTTAGTCTTTTGTTCAATAGGTGAAAGAGTAACAAAATAACTATGCGGTTGCTGAATTATCCCGTATTTATCCCATTCTGGGTATTGCCTATCTAGGTTACCTTTAAATTCATGAGGACCATAAACTTCAATCTCACCAAATTTATATTTCTTCAGTGGAAATACTTCGTCAATATAAAAGAAATCATTAGGAAATCTACGTAACGTTCTGAAATTAGCATATATAAACATGTTGTCTTTTGGACGGAAAATAAAAATATCTATACATACCTTGTTGCATATAGTGTAAAAATCTTGATGGTAAGTTTTATAACCTAACTTGACAAAATCTGTTAGTATATCTTGTAACCTTATTTCATCAGCGTGCATTATAGCAATATCTAAGTCATCATCATAAGGTATAAGACCTTTATGCCTTGCTGTCCCAAGAAGTGTACCACTTGTAATCCAATATTGTATGTTATGTTTAGTCAATATTTCATGAGTATCTTTCATTAATTGGTATAAGCTTAGGGCTTTATTTTCACTAATTGTATATTTCTGTACTTGTTGGTCGGTAGGAGTTACATATCTCCATTGGTGATCATAAAACTCTACATAGCCTAGATACAAACCATAAGTAATTATAATTACTCCAGCTATTTTAAAGAAAAAGTTATTAGTTTTTTTATGATTTTTGTGCATATATATTCCCATGTTTATTTTAGTAGACTTTTTTAAAGCTATAAACTATAAGTTGCTTTAGTTAGATAATTATATAATTAATAATATATGAAAGTAAAACCAGTAATTATGGCTGGTGGTCTAGGAACTAGATTATGGCCATTATCACGACAGATGCAACCAAAACAATTTATAAAAATATTTAAGAATTTGAGTTTAATACAAAAAACCTTGATTACAAACAGAACTTTAGGCAAACCAACTTTAATAATTGCTAAGGAATATGAATTAATAGCAAAAGAGCAACTTAGAGAGCTAAATATAGAAGCAGACTTAATAATATAGAACCTATGCCTAAAAATACAGCTTCATGTGCAATTATATCAGCTATTCAAGCAAAGAATAACGGTTATGATACTGTTATTCTACTGCCTTCTGATCATTATATACATGATATTGATAAGTACCTAATTACTATTAATGAATCTTTGAATTATGTCGCAAA
Protein-coding sequences here:
- a CDS encoding LicD family protein; amino-acid sequence: MHKNHKKTNNFFFKIAGVIIITYGLYLGYVEFYDHQWRYVTPTDQQVQKYTISENKALSLYQLMKDTHEILTKHNIQYWITSGTLLGTARHKGLIPYDDDLDIAIMHADEIRLQDILTDFVKLGYKTYHQDFYTICNKVCIDIFIFRPKDNMFIYANFRTLRRFPNDFFYIDEVFPLKKYKFGEIEVYGPHEFKGNLDRQYPEWDKYGIIQQPHSYFVTLSPIEQKTKFILTPKLLKPAMPTGPLEDRVIPKLLTKE
- a CDS encoding sugar phosphate nucleotidyltransferase; this translates as MKVKPVIMAGGLGTRLWPLSRQMQPKQFIKIFKNLSLIQKTLITNRTLGKPTLIIAKEYELIAKEQLRELNIEADLII
- the rpsD gene encoding 30S ribosomal protein S4; this encodes MTKIINSKYKASRRLGVSLWGDSKDAFNTRNYRPGQHGQNSMVKTSDYGLHLKAKQKLKCHYGRINEKQFRNTFTLAQKMKGNTGENFIALLERRLDAVIYRMNIAPTIFAARQFVTHGHIKVNGKKVNIPSIRLKEGDVIELKESAKQIPVILETASKQGNIVPSYLTFDSNSLSGQFVKIPVISDVPYPFEPEVHLVVELYSR
- a CDS encoding DNA recombination protein RmuC: MSYIPLLLTTGLVVLFGLFAWFYHKTTKLNAELGFLSNNYLETSKQNQILQQEKISYIQKIEQLSSKVDYQNQLIAEADKARQESYVSAKNALFDLGNELSKQLIEIHRRENQEARELSEKNISGATSKFNNEFERLINMVGSLSRDIEQSKGTVDIIKQSLLSPSGAGLLAEITLENILKSSGLRSNLDFIIQYSVTTTDNLKLRPDALVFLPSGNLMVIDAKASKFLVDLGQDSSNLSKTMNNHLKSLNSKDYAENVLASFQDKKEHFGNIVTLMFVPTEQAIEKILIADNNFLYKAWESNIFPVGPVGLMNMLSFAKFQISDYRRSENHKLIIEEVRKLLTSIASLAEHSQKLGNNIQHIVNNYDKFAASFNRHFLSKARNIQKLGIDIGNKTIQHPIERYQLVSSKSEIIDAQLLESSDKIKELE